GCGATCGGGGTCGCCGGTGACCTGACCGTCAAGGCCGACGTCCAGCGGGCGATCGCCGAGACGGTGGAGGCGTTCGGCTCGCCGGACATCGCGATCGCCAACGTCGCCGGGCCGGGCACGGGCTACCTGTTCGACGTGGCCGACGAAGACTTCATGACGGCCCATCAGCAAATGACGATGAGCATGGTTTACCTGTGCCGGGAGGTCATCCCGCACATGCGTGCCCGGAAGTGGGGGCGGATCGTCAACATCAACTCCAGTTCGGCCAAGGAGCCGTTCCGCGAACTGGCCCACATTCTCGCGAACACCGGCCGGGCCGCGGTGGTCGCACTCAACAAGTCGCTGTCGAACGAGTTCGCCGGCGACGGCGTCACGATCAACTCGATCGGCACCGGTTACATCGGAACCGACCGCATGCTCGGGTATTTCGCCCGCGTGGCGGCGGAGAAAGGCCTGCCCGTCGAGGCGGTGCAGGCATCGCTGACCGCGGGCATCCCGGCCGGTCGGGTGGGCCGACCCGAAGAGATGGCCGGGACCATCGCGTTCCTGTGCTCGGAGTACGGCGGCTTCATCAATGGCGAACTGATCGCGGTCGACGGTGGTCAGCACCGCAGCGCGTGGTAGAGGAGACTCCGATGTCCGTGCGCAGCTACGACCGGTTGTACATCGACGGCGGCTGGCGTGAGCCCGGAGGAAGCGAGCGGATCGAGGTTATCTCCCCGCACACCGAGCAGGTCATCGCGTCGGTGCCCGACGGGACCGCCGCGGACATGGACCGAGCGGTTGACGCCGCCCGGCGCTCCTTCGAGGCCGGGGAGTGGCAGCGTACGCCGGTCGTCGAACGGATCGACGCAGTCGAGCGACTCGCCAACGCCTACGAGAAGCGGGTTCCCGAGATCGCCGAGGTGATCAGCGCCGAGAACGGCAGCCCGATCTCGTTCGCGATGGCGGCGCAGGCGGGCGCGTCCTGGTTGGCGATCAGCGCGTTCGTGACACTGGCCCGCAATCTCGACTGGGAAGCCGAACGCCCCGGGGTGTTCGTACCGTCGGTCACGATCCGACGCGAGCCGGTTGGGGTCGTGGCCGCCATCGTGCCGTGGAACGTCCCGCAGATGGTGACCATGCCCAAGGTGATCCCGGCCCTGCTCGCCGGCTGCAGTGTGGTGCTCAAGCCGTCGCCGGAAACTCCACTCGATGCCTACCTGCTTGCCGAGCTCATCGACGAGATTGGCTTGCCCGCAGGGGTGTTCAACATGGTCCCGGGCGGACGTGAGGCCGGTCAGCACCTCGTTTCGCATCCCGACGTGGACAAGGTCGCGTTCACCGGCTCCACCGCCGCGGGCCGCACGATCGCCCGGATCTGCGGCGAACAGTTGAAGCGGTGCAGTCTCGAACTGGGCGGCAAGAGCGCGGCCGTCGTGCTCGACGACGCCGACCTCGGTGTGGTCACGCAGGGCCTGAAGCTGGCCGCGATCATCAACAGCGGTCAGGGCTGCACCAACCAGACCCGGGTGCTGGCCAGCCGCACGAAATACGCGAACGTGCTCGACGCCGTCGTCGAGACGGTCCGATCGATGAAGGTGGGGGAGCCCGCTGACCCCACCGTCGAGATCGGCCCGATGGTCTCGCAGCGACACCAAAGCCGGGTGCAGGACTACATCGCTCTCGGGGAGTCCGAGGGTGCGAAGGCCGTGATCGGCGGCACCGGCCGCCCGGCCGACCAGCCCACCGGTTGGTACGTCCGGCCGACCGTTTTCGCCGACGCCCACAACGAGATGCGGCTCTGCCGCGAGGAGATCTTCGGCCCGGTGATCACGGTCATCCCCTACGAGGACGAGGCCGACGCGGTGCGGATCGCCAACGACTCCGAGTACGGGCTCGCGGGTTCGGTCTGGACCACCGACGTGGATCGAGGCAACGACATCGCACGGCGGATCCGGGCCGGAATCCTCGGGATCAACAACTTCGCCGCCGATTTTCTGGCGCCGTCCGGCGGCTTCAAGGCCTCCGGAATCGGCCGCGAGTTCGGAGCGGAAGGCCTGGCGATGTACACCGAGATCAAGGCCATCTACCCGCCGCCGGCCGACGGTCAACTTGGTACGTTCACGGACGCGGGGTGACCAGCCTGGCCGACACCGGGCTGCGCCGGTCCGTCGGCTACGTCGACTCCGAGGGCGAACGGATCTACTACGAGGTCACCGGCGCCGGTCCTCCCCTCGTGCTCTGCCACGGGCTCGGCGGGAACCACGCAATTTGGTGGCGCCAGATCGAGGCGTTCGCCGCGGAGCACCAGGTGATCACCTGGGACATGCGCGGCTTCGGCAACTCGACCTTGGTCTCCGGCGAGGTCGGCCCGGTGGCCGCGCGGCGCGATTTGCTTGCGGTGCTCGACCACCTCGGCCTCGACCGCGTCACGGTGCTGGGGCAGTCGTTGGGCGGCTACGTGGCGCTCGGGTTCGCACTCGAGCACCCGGACCGGATCGAAACGCTCGTGCTCTCCACCACGTTGGCCGGAGCCGACCCGACCTACGTGGCGAGGCTCCGGACCGCGGAGCCCGCCCACGACCGGACGAACCGCCACGAGCATCCGGTGTTGAGCGTCCTGTTCTGCCTTGCCGAGCCGGACCTGGGCGTGCTCTACAACCAGATCTCCAGCTTCGGCGCGCGACCCTCGCCGCTGGCCGTGCTGGAGGCCATGGCCGCCGACTCCTTCCCGCTGCCGAGGCTCGCCACGCTCGCCGCCCGCACGCTGGTGATCATGGCCGGCGACGACCCGCACTGCCCGCCCGCTGCGCTGGTGCCGGCGGTCGCCGCCATGCCCGACGCCACGATGGTCGAACTCTCCGGTGGCCACTCGGCCTACTACGAGAACCCGGCGGACTGGAACCGCACCGTGTTGGAGTTCCTGCGACAGGGATGAGGCGATGGCACACCCCGAACACCTGGTGCGCGGCTATCTCGACGCGTTGTCCGACGGCCGGCTCGATGATGCGCAGCGACTGCTCGCCGTCGACGGCACGTACTGGATGTTGTCCAAGCGCAGCGCTGTACCGATGCACGCGTGGTTCGCCGGTTATCGCAAGGCCGCAGATTCCCTGTTCGGCAAGGGAATCGCGTTCACCATCACCGGGCTGACGATCGAGGGGACTCGCGTCGCGGCCCAGGTCGAGTGCCACGCCGATCTGCCCAATGGCGCGGTCTACGCCAACGCCTACCACTTCCTGTTCGAGGCCGACGAGGACCGACTGACCGCGATCTGGGAGTACGGGGACACGCTGCACGCCGAGCAGGTCCTGCGCGGCTGACCTAGCCGCCGGTGCCCAACCGGAAGACGGGCCAACCGATCTCGGTTCGCCAGGACGCGGGTGGGGTGCCGTCCCGCGGGCCGACGAGGTAGCTCTCCCGGACGGGGCCGGCCACGGCGAAGTGATGGTCCGTCACATAAGTGCCGAGTGCTCCGTAGGTAACCGCGATGTCGTCGTGGTCGCCGACGTGGATGGTCACTGCGAGCTCGACGGCGGGCAGGACGACGGGCTGCACCCGGCCGAGCGCCGGGATGTCGCGCACCTGCCGGTAGACCAGAACGTGCCCGCGCTCGTCGGTGAACAGCTCGTTCTCGTACATCCCTCCGGGCGGCCCGGCATCCACCGCTCCGGGCAGCGCCGCGTCCAACTCGGCCATCGCACCGGAGTACCAGGCCAGGACGTCGTCGATGTCCACGGTGTCCTGGACCGCAGCCACCTGCTGAGCGGGAACCGACCGCAGCCGGATGCCGATCGGCGCCGGTTCGGGTTGGAGCAGTCGCCGCAGAGCCCGGACGGCAGCGCGGGTGCGGTCGAGTTCGTCCTCCATGCGACCCAAGTGGCCGGCGAGCAGTTCGGCCCGCGTGTCCGGATCGCCGGTGGCCAGCACCTCCCGGACATCCGCCAGCGGCATTCCAAGCTCGCGCAGCCGGTGGATGACCTGCGCGGCGGGGATCTGCTCACTGGTGTAGTAGCGGTAACCACTGCTCGGATCGATCCGCTCAGGCTCCAGCAGACCGCCGTCGTGGTAGCGCCGAAGCGTCCGCACACTCAGGTGGGTCAGTTGCGCGAACTCGCCGATCGTCAAACCTGCCCGCATCCGCGTAGTCTCCACCCTCCCCCGGCGGGAGGGTCCAGCTGTTGACCCTCCCGCCGGGAGGGCGCAAGCTCGCGGCATGACCGACCCAGCGCGACTTCCGGCGATCATCACCAGCTATCTGACCGCGCACCGGAACCATGACGTCAACACCGCCATCACCGCGTTTGCCGCCGACGCGACCGTGACCGACGAAGGCAACACCCGTCGCGGCCCGGACGAGATCCTCGACTGGCTCACCAACGCCGCCGGCGAGTACACCTACACCATTGAGCTCACCGGGACCCGGCAGATCGACGACGAGCGTTGGGTCGCCACTCACCACCTTGAAGGCGACTTCCCAGGTGGCGTCGTGGATCTGAACCATGACTTCACCTTGCGCGACGGCAAGATCCAGCACCTGACGATCGCACCCTGACCCGCGTCAGGAGGAGATCGGCCATTCCTCGTCGAGCCACTCGCTGACGCGACTGCTGAACGAGCCGTTGTCGTCCCCGACCACCATGTGCACCGCGCCGGACACGCGTACGGCACGGGCGTGGGGGACCAGTCGCAGCATCTCCGCGACGCCTTCGTCGCTGACGATGTCGGATCCGGTTCCCGTCACGATCAGCGTGGGAATCCGGATCTGCGCGGCCGCGGCGAGCAGGCGGGCTCGTGGGTCGTGCAGGTCGGCAGTGGTCCGGTGGTCGAGAATCGCCGGGTCCCAGTGCCAGTACCAGCGCCCGTTCGCGCGCTGCCGCACGTTCTTACGCAGGCTCGAAAGGTTCACCGCGCGTCGGCGCTGCGGGTTGCTGCTCCGGATCGCGGCGGCGACCTCCTCCAGCGAACCGAATCCGTCGGCCGCCGCGGCCATGAAGTCCACGATGCGCTTGGCGCCGGATTCCTCGATCTTGGGCACGATGTCGACGAGCACGACCCCGCGGACTGCGACCTCGCCGCCCGCGGCGGCCAACAAGGCGACAATCCCGCCCATCGACGCGCCGACCAGGACCGGCGCGTCCGTGACGAAGCCGGCGAGCACCGCACGCAGGTCCCGCAGTTGGGCATCGGGACTGTAGTCGCGGGTGGGCGACCAGTCGCTGTCGCCATGGCCGCGCGCGTCGTACACGACGGTCGTCCACCCCTGCGCACCGAGGCGCGCGGTGGTGGCCGCCCAGGCGTGCCGCGTCTGCCCGCCGCCGTGCAGCAGCACCACCGAGCCGCGCGGTTCGGGCGCCCGTTGCCGCGCGACGACGAGGCAGTGCCCGTCGACGGTGACGTCGGAGAGTTCGAGCGGAAGCTCCGCCGTCGACCGGCTCATGGGCGTACCAGCAGTCGCCAGTGCGAGTCTGAGGTGGTGTGCACTGGGCTCATCGGTGAGCTCGCAAGCTCGCTCATCGCAGCGCCGCGGCGGCGTCCCAATGCGCGTCCGCGACCCACAGGCCGGCGAACGACCGGACGGCTGCTTCCTGCAGATGGGGATGGTCGTGCGGTCGGGCGGACGCGATCACGCGCTTGATCGACCGGGCGGCCTCCGGACTCAGCTGGGCGAATTCGTCGGCCAGCCGGGCGGAGGCCTCGTCGAACTCGGCGCGTTCCGCGACCTCGTCGACGAGCCCGAGCCGCAGGGCTTCGTGGATCTCCACGGTGCGGCCGGTTGCGACCAGCAGCATCGCCCGGCTGCGCCCGACGAGCTCGGCGAGGCGTTCGGCGCCGCCCCAGGCCGGCATGATCGCCAGTTTCACCTGGGTGAAGCCGATCCGGACGTCGGATGCCGCCAGCCGGATGTCGCACGCGACGGCGACCTCAGCCCCGCCGCCGAGCGCATGGCCGTTGACCGCAGCGATCACCGGGAGCGGGAAGGTGGAGAGTCGGTCGAGCAGCTGCCGCATGCGGGAGGCCATCGCGATCGCACCGGCCTCGTCGCGGATCGCGCTCAGTTCCTTCAGATCCCCGCCGGAGATGAAGGCCCGGTCCCCGGCGCCGCGCAGCACCAGCACCGAACAGTCCGCCGCCGCGACTTCGTCGAGTGCCTGGCCCAGCTGACCGATGGTGGCCAACCCGATCGCGTTCCGGGACCCGGGCCGATCGATGGTGATCGTCGCGACGCGGCCCGCGATCCGGACCCCGACCTCACTCATGCCGGCACCCCCGCGCGGGCGGCGATCACGTCACGCACGCCTTGGACCAGGTCCGGGATCGTCGTCCCGGTCGAGAACACTCCGGCCGCTCCGGCCTCCCGCAACAGTGCTACGTCGCCGGCCGGGATGGTGCCGCCGACGATCACCGGGATATCGGCGGCACCGCGAACCGCCAGTTCGGCCAGCACCTTGCGGGTCAGCCCGAGATGCGCGCCGGACAGGATCGAGAGTCCGATGGCCGCGACGTCCTCGTCGACCGCGATGGACGCGATGTGCGCGGGCCGCTGCCGGATGCCGGTGTAGATCACCTCGAAGCCGGCGTCGCGCAACGCGAGCGACACGACCTTGATGCCGCGGTCGTGACCGTCCAGGCCCGGCTTGGCCATCAGGATCCTGGCCATCAGAACGACACCGGTTGGGTGAATTCGCCCCAGACGTCCTTGAGCACGCTGACCATCTCCCCGACGGTGCAGTAGGCCTTGACGCAGTCGATGAGCAGTGGCATGAGGTTGCGGTCGTCGACCTCGGCCCCGACCCGCAGCGCCGCCAGCGTCGTGCGAACCCGTTCGGCGTCGCGGGTCCGCTTCACCTGGGCCAGCCGCTCCAGTTGCCGCTCGCGGTTCTTCTCGTCCAGCTCGTAACCCTGGGTGTCCGGCGGCGGTTCGTCGCTGCTGAACCGGTTCACACCGACGACGGCGCGTTCGCCCGACTCCAGCGAGAGCTGGTGCCGGTACGCCTCCTCCGCGATCAGCCGCTGGACGTAGCCGCTCTCGATCGCCGCGACCATGCCGCCCTGTTTCTCCAGGTCGGCCATGATCGCGACGAGCCGTTCCTCCATCGCGTCGGTAAGAGCCTCGACGAAATAGGAACCCCCGAGCGGGTCGACGGTGCGCGCCACGCCGGTCTCGTAGGCGAGGATCTGCTGCGTGCGCAGCGCGAACGTGGTGGAGTCCTCGGTGGGCAGCGCGAAGGGTTCGTCCCAGGCCGCGGTGAACATCGACTGGACACCACCGAGCACCGAGGCCATCGCCTCGTACGCGACCCGGATCCGGTTGTTCTGCGCCTGCGGTGCGTACAGTGAGGCACCGCCGCACACGACGCCGAACCGGAACATGGCCGACTTCGGGTCGGTCGCTCCGTAGCGCTCCTTGACGATCGTCGCCCACCGGCGTCGTCCGGCGCGATACTTGGCGATCTCCTCGAAGAAGTCCCCGTGGGTGTAGAAGAAGAACGAGATCTGCGGGGCGAAATCGTCGATGGTCATCCGGCCGCGGGCGACGACCTCGTCGCAATAGGTGACCCCGTCCTGCAGGGTGAGCGCCATCTCCTGCGCGGCATTCGCGCCGGCGTCGCGGAAATGCGCGCCGGCCACCGAGATCGCATTGAAGTGTGGCACCTCGGCGGCGCAGAACTCGATGGTGTCGGCGATCAGGCGCAGTGAGGGTTTCGGCGGCCAGATCCAGGTCCCCCGAGAGGTGTACTCCTTGAGGATGTCGTTCTGGATCGTGCCGCGCAGCTTCGCCCGCGGCACCCCTTGCAGTTCCCCGACGGCGACGTAGAAGGCCAGCACGATGGCTGCGGTCCCGTTGATGGTGAAGCTGGTGCTGATCCGATCCAGCGGGATCGAGTCGAACAGGATCTCCGCGTCGGCGAGGGTGTCCAGCGCGACGCCGACCCGGCCGGTCTCCTCCTCGAACTCGGCGTAGTCGGAGTCGTAGCCGCACTGCGTCGGCAGGTCCAGTGCCACGGACAGCCCGGTGCCACCCTGGCTGAGCAGATAGCGGTACCTCTCGTTGGACTCCTCGGCGGTGCCGAAACCGGAGTACTGCCGGAAGGTCCACAGGCGGTCCCGGTACCCGCCCGGGAAATTCCCACGGGTGTAAGGGAATTCGCCGGGTTCGCCGATCGGGCCGTGGGTTTCGCCGGGTC
This Sporichthyaceae bacterium DNA region includes the following protein-coding sequences:
- a CDS encoding alpha/beta hydrolase — translated: MTSLADTGLRRSVGYVDSEGERIYYEVTGAGPPLVLCHGLGGNHAIWWRQIEAFAAEHQVITWDMRGFGNSTLVSGEVGPVAARRDLLAVLDHLGLDRVTVLGQSLGGYVALGFALEHPDRIETLVLSTTLAGADPTYVARLRTAEPAHDRTNRHEHPVLSVLFCLAEPDLGVLYNQISSFGARPSPLAVLEAMAADSFPLPRLATLAARTLVIMAGDDPHCPPAALVPAVAAMPDATMVELSGGHSAYYENPADWNRTVLEFLRQG
- a CDS encoding methylmalonyl-CoA mutase family protein yields the protein MTTDCGLPVARRYGPGETHGPIGEPGEFPYTRGNFPGGYRDRLWTFRQYSGFGTAEESNERYRYLLSQGGTGLSVALDLPTQCGYDSDYAEFEEETGRVGVALDTLADAEILFDSIPLDRISTSFTINGTAAIVLAFYVAVGELQGVPRAKLRGTIQNDILKEYTSRGTWIWPPKPSLRLIADTIEFCAAEVPHFNAISVAGAHFRDAGANAAQEMALTLQDGVTYCDEVVARGRMTIDDFAPQISFFFYTHGDFFEEIAKYRAGRRRWATIVKERYGATDPKSAMFRFGVVCGGASLYAPQAQNNRIRVAYEAMASVLGGVQSMFTAAWDEPFALPTEDSTTFALRTQQILAYETGVARTVDPLGGSYFVEALTDAMEERLVAIMADLEKQGGMVAAIESGYVQRLIAEEAYRHQLSLESGERAVVGVNRFSSDEPPPDTQGYELDEKNRERQLERLAQVKRTRDAERVRTTLAALRVGAEVDDRNLMPLLIDCVKAYCTVGEMVSVLKDVWGEFTQPVSF
- a CDS encoding SDR family oxidoreductase, whose amino-acid sequence is MDLGIAGKVAFVSGGSMGMGRATAELLAAEGCRVAVAALEQDKESIDDTVAAIKAAGGQAIGVAGDLTVKADVQRAIAETVEAFGSPDIAIANVAGPGTGYLFDVADEDFMTAHQQMTMSMVYLCREVIPHMRARKWGRIVNINSSSAKEPFRELAHILANTGRAAVVALNKSLSNEFAGDGVTINSIGTGYIGTDRMLGYFARVAAEKGLPVEAVQASLTAGIPAGRVGRPEEMAGTIAFLCSEYGGFINGELIAVDGGQHRSAW
- a CDS encoding nuclear transport factor 2 family protein, with protein sequence MAHPEHLVRGYLDALSDGRLDDAQRLLAVDGTYWMLSKRSAVPMHAWFAGYRKAADSLFGKGIAFTITGLTIEGTRVAAQVECHADLPNGAVYANAYHFLFEADEDRLTAIWEYGDTLHAEQVLRG
- a CDS encoding cobalamin B12-binding domain-containing protein, which translates into the protein MARILMAKPGLDGHDRGIKVVSLALRDAGFEVIYTGIRQRPAHIASIAVDEDVAAIGLSILSGAHLGLTRKVLAELAVRGAADIPVIVGGTIPAGDVALLREAGAAGVFSTGTTIPDLVQGVRDVIAARAGVPA
- a CDS encoding aldehyde dehydrogenase; translation: MSVRSYDRLYIDGGWREPGGSERIEVISPHTEQVIASVPDGTAADMDRAVDAARRSFEAGEWQRTPVVERIDAVERLANAYEKRVPEIAEVISAENGSPISFAMAAQAGASWLAISAFVTLARNLDWEAERPGVFVPSVTIRREPVGVVAAIVPWNVPQMVTMPKVIPALLAGCSVVLKPSPETPLDAYLLAELIDEIGLPAGVFNMVPGGREAGQHLVSHPDVDKVAFTGSTAAGRTIARICGEQLKRCSLELGGKSAAVVLDDADLGVVTQGLKLAAIINSGQGCTNQTRVLASRTKYANVLDAVVETVRSMKVGEPADPTVEIGPMVSQRHQSRVQDYIALGESEGAKAVIGGTGRPADQPTGWYVRPTVFADAHNEMRLCREEIFGPVITVIPYEDEADAVRIANDSEYGLAGSVWTTDVDRGNDIARRIRAGILGINNFAADFLAPSGGFKASGIGREFGAEGLAMYTEIKAIYPPPADGQLGTFTDAG
- a CDS encoding enoyl-CoA hydratase/isomerase family protein produces the protein MSEVGVRIAGRVATITIDRPGSRNAIGLATIGQLGQALDEVAAADCSVLVLRGAGDRAFISGGDLKELSAIRDEAGAIAMASRMRQLLDRLSTFPLPVIAAVNGHALGGGAEVAVACDIRLAASDVRIGFTQVKLAIMPAWGGAERLAELVGRSRAMLLVATGRTVEIHEALRLGLVDEVAERAEFDEASARLADEFAQLSPEAARSIKRVIASARPHDHPHLQEAAVRSFAGLWVADAHWDAAAALR
- a CDS encoding alpha/beta hydrolase — protein: MSRSTAELPLELSDVTVDGHCLVVARQRAPEPRGSVVLLHGGGQTRHAWAATTARLGAQGWTTVVYDARGHGDSDWSPTRDYSPDAQLRDLRAVLAGFVTDAPVLVGASMGGIVALLAAAGGEVAVRGVVLVDIVPKIEESGAKRIVDFMAAAADGFGSLEEVAAAIRSSNPQRRRAVNLSSLRKNVRQRANGRWYWHWDPAILDHRTTADLHDPRARLLAAAAQIRIPTLIVTGTGSDIVSDEGVAEMLRLVPHARAVRVSGAVHMVVGDDNGSFSSRVSEWLDEEWPISS
- a CDS encoding nuclear transport factor 2 family protein is translated as MTDPARLPAIITSYLTAHRNHDVNTAITAFAADATVTDEGNTRRGPDEILDWLTNAAGEYTYTIELTGTRQIDDERWVATHHLEGDFPGGVVDLNHDFTLRDGKIQHLTIAP
- a CDS encoding MerR family transcriptional regulator, giving the protein MRAGLTIGEFAQLTHLSVRTLRRYHDGGLLEPERIDPSSGYRYYTSEQIPAAQVIHRLRELGMPLADVREVLATGDPDTRAELLAGHLGRMEDELDRTRAAVRALRRLLQPEPAPIGIRLRSVPAQQVAAVQDTVDIDDVLAWYSGAMAELDAALPGAVDAGPPGGMYENELFTDERGHVLVYRQVRDIPALGRVQPVVLPAVELAVTIHVGDHDDIAVTYGALGTYVTDHHFAVAGPVRESYLVGPRDGTPPASWRTEIGWPVFRLGTGG